One window of Burkholderia cepacia GG4 genomic DNA carries:
- a CDS encoding glycoside hydrolase family 32 protein, whose translation MRSTFSRFSFRLAGLLLVWAATLHATAATCGVPPAGGTPQWRPALHYTPQRNWMNDPNGLVYENGQYHLFYQYNPLGQDWGNMSWGHATSTDLVHWREQPVAMRANATEEIFSGSIVADTHNTSGLGAPGKTPLVALYTSVYKAGSGHAPGTQAQSLAYSLDHGATWQPYAHNPVLTLDPESKQFRDPKVSWYAPGRYWLMTTVVADAQVVKLYRSDDLIHWAFLSDFTLPDVPHAGALWEMPDLVPLPVDDDPRHLKWVMIVNVNPWSIAGGSGAMYFVGDFDGRRFVPDRVAPAGSDPAQFRWVDHGADFYAAGTFSGAPGARPVAIAWMSNWDYAAAAPTAPWRGATTLPRAFALKTIGGEPTLVVTPAAAFDAWADGRPAVHEGDQRVESATRELSAATRGTVQRITVTLAPQRAARAGLIVRRSADGAIGTRIVYDTAKRTLTLDRSRSGAMNFAGTFSREHIVDLPLEHGRLQLEIVVDRGSVEVFANGGRVALTDLIFPPLDADRVAVFAEQGSATFSGLTVTQLDARGQADEARNACPSR comes from the coding sequence ATGAGATCGACGTTTTCCCGCTTTTCCTTCCGGCTCGCCGGGCTGCTGCTCGTGTGGGCGGCCACCCTGCACGCCACCGCCGCGACGTGCGGCGTGCCGCCCGCGGGCGGTACGCCACAATGGCGACCCGCGCTGCATTACACGCCACAACGCAACTGGATGAACGATCCGAACGGTCTCGTTTACGAAAACGGCCAATATCACCTGTTCTACCAGTACAACCCGCTCGGCCAGGACTGGGGCAACATGTCGTGGGGTCATGCGACCAGCACCGATCTCGTCCACTGGCGCGAGCAGCCGGTCGCGATGCGCGCGAACGCGACCGAGGAAATCTTCTCCGGCTCGATCGTCGCCGACACGCACAACACTTCCGGTCTCGGCGCACCGGGCAAGACGCCGCTCGTCGCGCTATATACGAGCGTCTACAAGGCCGGTTCCGGTCACGCACCCGGCACGCAGGCGCAGTCGCTTGCGTACAGCCTCGACCACGGCGCGACCTGGCAGCCCTATGCGCACAATCCCGTGCTCACGCTCGATCCGGAATCGAAGCAGTTCCGCGACCCGAAGGTGTCGTGGTACGCGCCGGGGCGCTACTGGCTAATGACGACCGTCGTCGCCGACGCGCAGGTCGTGAAGCTCTACCGGTCCGACGACCTGATTCACTGGGCGTTCCTGAGCGACTTCACGCTGCCGGACGTGCCGCATGCGGGCGCGCTGTGGGAGATGCCCGACCTCGTGCCGCTGCCCGTCGACGACGATCCGCGGCACCTCAAGTGGGTGATGATCGTCAACGTCAATCCGTGGTCGATCGCCGGCGGTTCCGGTGCGATGTATTTCGTCGGCGACTTCGACGGCCGCCGGTTCGTCCCCGATCGCGTTGCACCGGCTGGTTCCGATCCCGCGCAATTCCGCTGGGTCGATCATGGCGCCGACTTTTATGCCGCCGGCACGTTCTCCGGTGCCCCCGGCGCGCGCCCGGTCGCGATTGCATGGATGAGCAACTGGGACTACGCGGCGGCAGCGCCGACGGCGCCCTGGCGCGGCGCGACGACGTTGCCGCGCGCGTTCGCGCTGAAGACGATCGGCGGCGAACCGACGCTCGTCGTGACGCCGGCCGCCGCGTTCGACGCGTGGGCGGATGGGCGGCCCGCCGTGCATGAAGGCGACCAGCGCGTCGAGTCCGCCACGCGCGAGCTGTCGGCCGCCACGCGCGGCACCGTCCAGCGCATCACGGTGACGCTTGCGCCGCAACGCGCGGCCCGCGCGGGTTTGATCGTCCGCAGATCGGCGGACGGCGCGATCGGCACCCGGATTGTGTACGACACGGCGAAACGGACGCTGACACTCGACCGCTCCCGCTCCGGCGCAATGAACTTCGCCGGCACGTTCAGCCGCGAACACATCGTCGACCTGCCGCTCGAGCACGGCCGGCTGCAGCTTGAAATCGTCGTCGATCGCGGTTCGGTCGAAGTGTTCGCGAACGGCGGCCGCGTGGCGCTGACGGACCTGATCTTTCCGCCGCTCGATGCGGATCGCGTCGCCGTGTTCGCCGAGCAAGGCAGCGCGACGTTCTCCGGGCTGACGGTGACGCAACTCGATGCGCGCGGGCAGGCCGACGAGGCCCGTAACGCCTGCCCGTCGCGCTAG
- a CDS encoding SDR family oxidoreductase gives MQRFEGKTVLVTGGNSGIGLAAARAFAAEGARVIITGRDAQTLDAAREALGDGALAIRNEAGSVASARALADAIAASGARLDAVFINAGVAKLAPFADIDEALWDLVFNTNVKGAYFQIQALVPLLNRGASIVINGSINAHIGMPGSSVYAASKAAVNSFAKTLSTELLPHGVRVNVVSPGPVQTPLYGKLGLDAATLDETAEKIKGLVPIGRFGTPDEIASTVLHLSAPESAFIVGAEIIASGGMGLL, from the coding sequence ATGCAACGCTTCGAAGGAAAAACGGTACTCGTCACGGGCGGCAACAGCGGCATCGGCCTGGCGGCCGCACGGGCATTCGCGGCCGAAGGCGCGCGGGTCATCATCACCGGTCGCGACGCGCAGACGCTCGACGCCGCGCGCGAAGCACTTGGCGACGGCGCGCTCGCGATCCGCAACGAGGCCGGCAGCGTCGCGTCGGCGCGGGCGCTGGCAGACGCGATCGCGGCATCCGGCGCGCGGCTCGACGCCGTGTTCATCAATGCGGGCGTCGCGAAACTCGCACCGTTCGCGGATATCGACGAGGCGTTGTGGGACCTCGTGTTCAACACCAACGTGAAGGGCGCGTACTTCCAGATCCAGGCGCTGGTGCCGTTGCTGAACCGCGGCGCGTCGATCGTCATCAACGGCTCGATCAACGCGCACATCGGGATGCCGGGTTCGTCCGTGTATGCGGCGAGCAAGGCGGCCGTCAATTCGTTCGCGAAGACGCTGTCGACGGAATTGCTGCCGCACGGCGTGCGGGTGAACGTGGTGAGCCCCGGACCGGTCCAGACGCCGCTGTACGGCAAGCTCGGGCTCGATGCGGCGACGCTCGACGAGACGGCTGAAAAGATCAAGGGCCTCGTGCCGATCGGCCGGTTCGGCACGCCGGATGAAATCGCGTCGACGGTGCTGCACCTGAGCGCGCCCGAGTCCGCGTTCATCGTCGGCGCGGAAATCATCGCGTCGGGCGGGATGGGGTTGCTTTGA
- a CDS encoding LysR family transcriptional regulator, with product MLSEDELALLDAIRATGSLSRAAARLGKAPSTVSHAARQLETRFDALLFDRRGYRLQLTPAGQLLTEEASRLALDVARLTQRVRQVASGWEDRLWIVSDEVLEFDTLLPVVRAFDALDSGVSLRFTHEVLGGTWEALRDGRADLVVGATNEPPAIPGFKWFELGAMEWVFAVAPRHPLASASERLTRDAIGAHRAVVVADSSRRSVGRAYGLLGGQAVLAVPSMRAKILAQRDGLGVGWVPRRRVTSLLARGDLVEKETADPREPNVLYVAWRGDRDGRALQWWLEQLREPRLAQRLLDGIDVAG from the coding sequence ATGCTGTCCGAAGACGAACTCGCGCTGCTCGATGCGATCCGCGCCACCGGCAGCCTGTCGCGGGCGGCCGCGCGGCTCGGCAAGGCGCCGTCGACCGTGTCGCACGCCGCGCGGCAGCTCGAAACGCGCTTCGACGCGCTGCTGTTCGACCGACGCGGCTACCGGCTGCAGCTCACGCCGGCCGGCCAGTTGCTGACCGAGGAGGCGTCGCGGCTCGCGCTGGACGTCGCGCGGCTCACGCAGCGCGTGCGGCAGGTCGCGAGCGGCTGGGAGGACCGGCTGTGGATCGTCAGCGACGAGGTGCTCGAGTTCGACACGCTGCTGCCGGTCGTCCGCGCGTTCGATGCGCTCGATTCGGGCGTATCGCTGCGCTTCACGCACGAAGTGCTCGGCGGCACCTGGGAAGCGCTGCGCGACGGTCGCGCGGATCTGGTCGTCGGCGCGACCAACGAGCCGCCGGCGATTCCAGGCTTCAAGTGGTTCGAGCTCGGCGCGATGGAATGGGTGTTCGCGGTCGCGCCGCGCCATCCGCTTGCGTCGGCGAGCGAGCGGCTGACCCGGGACGCGATCGGCGCGCATCGCGCGGTCGTCGTCGCCGATTCGTCGCGGCGCTCGGTCGGCCGTGCGTACGGGCTGCTCGGCGGACAGGCGGTGCTCGCGGTGCCGTCGATGCGCGCGAAGATCCTCGCGCAGCGCGACGGGCTCGGCGTCGGCTGGGTGCCGCGCCGGCGGGTCACGTCGTTGCTCGCGCGCGGCGACCTCGTGGAGAAGGAAACGGCCGATCCACGTGAACCGAACGTGTTGTACGTCGCGTGGCGTGGCGACCGTGACGGCCGCGCGCTGCAATGGTGGCTGGAGCAACTGCGCGAACCGCGGCTCGCGCAGCGCCTGCTCGACGGGATCGACGTGGCGGGCTGA
- a CDS encoding PLP-dependent aminotransferase family protein produces the protein MDIAIRIEGRHDLTGQIFRQLRTAIVDGRLEGGARLPSTRDLAKQLGVSRKTTLDAFERLVAEGYLTTRAGDGTFVADGLARVPHAAAASAPSLVEDTPRIDAVNARALWDDLPDALAMPTPQDSPGFDFRGGVTDKTLFPFDAWRRCLHHALRQQARGPGQYHDPAGDPQLRGAIARYVAFSRAVACGWDDVLVTQGAQQALDLLARVLVRPGDVVAVEDPGYPPARAAFASLGATVIGVPVDAHGLVTERLPDDARLVYVTPSHQFPLGMPMTLDRRVALLEWAQRRRAVIIEDDYDGEFRFEGRPVESLKSLDRTGLVAYVGTFSKTIFPELRIGFAIPPRALRGALAKAKQIVDWHTCTLTQAALARFMLEGDFARHLRRVQKHYDARRTMLVAHLRGGLAPWFDAIVPTAGIHLAAHLRPGLDEAALVRAARTHDIGLYGISAFHVSAPVRPGLLFGYGGIDALRIDTALAKLAVLLGSDRLGDPPLVT, from the coding sequence ATGGATATCGCGATCCGCATCGAAGGCCGTCACGACCTGACCGGGCAAATCTTCCGGCAGTTGCGCACCGCAATCGTCGACGGGCGGCTCGAGGGCGGCGCCCGGCTGCCGTCGACGCGCGACCTCGCGAAGCAGCTCGGCGTGTCGCGCAAGACGACGCTCGACGCATTCGAGCGCCTCGTCGCCGAGGGCTACCTGACCACCCGCGCGGGCGACGGCACCTTCGTCGCCGACGGTCTCGCCCGGGTTCCGCATGCGGCGGCCGCGTCGGCACCGTCGCTCGTCGAGGACACGCCGCGCATCGATGCCGTCAATGCGCGCGCACTGTGGGACGACCTGCCCGACGCGCTCGCCATGCCGACGCCGCAGGATTCGCCCGGCTTCGACTTCCGCGGCGGCGTGACCGACAAGACGCTGTTCCCGTTCGATGCGTGGCGGCGCTGCCTGCATCACGCGCTGCGCCAGCAGGCACGCGGCCCCGGCCAGTACCACGACCCGGCCGGCGATCCGCAGCTGCGCGGCGCGATCGCCCGCTACGTCGCGTTCAGCCGCGCGGTTGCATGCGGCTGGGACGACGTGCTCGTCACACAGGGCGCGCAACAGGCGCTCGACCTGCTCGCGCGCGTGCTCGTGCGGCCGGGCGACGTCGTCGCGGTCGAGGATCCCGGCTATCCGCCCGCGCGCGCGGCGTTCGCCTCGCTCGGCGCGACGGTGATCGGCGTGCCGGTCGACGCGCACGGCCTCGTCACCGAGCGGCTGCCCGACGACGCGCGCCTCGTCTACGTGACGCCGTCGCACCAGTTCCCGCTCGGGATGCCGATGACGCTCGACCGGCGCGTCGCGCTGCTCGAATGGGCGCAGCGGCGCCGCGCGGTGATCATCGAAGACGACTACGACGGCGAGTTCCGCTTCGAAGGCCGGCCGGTGGAATCGCTGAAGAGCCTCGACCGCACGGGCCTCGTCGCCTACGTCGGCACGTTCTCGAAGACGATCTTTCCCGAACTGCGGATCGGCTTCGCGATTCCGCCGCGCGCGCTGCGCGGCGCGCTCGCCAAGGCGAAGCAGATCGTCGACTGGCACACCTGCACGCTGACGCAGGCGGCGCTCGCGCGCTTCATGCTCGAAGGCGATTTCGCGCGGCACCTGCGTCGCGTGCAGAAGCACTACGACGCGCGCCGCACGATGCTGGTCGCGCACCTGCGCGGCGGGCTCGCGCCGTGGTTCGACGCGATCGTGCCGACTGCCGGCATCCACCTCGCCGCGCACCTGAGGCCGGGGCTGGACGAAGCCGCGCTGGTCCGGGCCGCCCGCACGCACGACATCGGCCTGTACGGGATCTCGGCGTTCCACGTCAGCGCGCCGGTCCGCCCCGGGCTGCTGTTCGGCTATGGCGGGATCGACGCGCTGCGCATCGACACCGCGCTCGCGAAGCTGGCCGTCCTGCTGGGTTCGGACCGCCTCGGCGACCCGCCACTGGTTACCTGA
- a CDS encoding carboxymuconolactone decarboxylase family protein, translating into MQPRMNFYTASPNAIKVMRNAEEFLAKSSIEKPLAELVRLRASQINGCAFCVDMHTTDARNGGETERRLATVVVWRETPFFTNRERAALEWTEALTLVADNHVPDAVWEAVKPHFSDTELFELSMLIATINTWNRFAIAFRKMPE; encoded by the coding sequence ATGCAACCTCGCATGAACTTCTATACCGCCAGCCCGAACGCGATCAAGGTAATGCGCAACGCCGAGGAATTCCTCGCGAAGAGCTCGATCGAGAAGCCGCTCGCCGAACTCGTCCGGCTGCGCGCGTCGCAGATCAACGGCTGCGCGTTCTGCGTCGACATGCACACGACCGATGCGCGCAACGGCGGCGAAACCGAGCGACGCCTGGCGACGGTCGTCGTCTGGCGCGAAACGCCGTTCTTTACCAACCGCGAGCGCGCGGCGCTGGAGTGGACCGAAGCGCTGACGCTGGTCGCCGACAACCACGTGCCCGATGCCGTCTGGGAAGCCGTGAAGCCGCACTTCAGCGACACCGAGCTGTTCGAACTGTCGATGCTGATCGCGACGATCAACACGTGGAACCGCTTCGCGATCGCGTTCCGCAAGATGCCCGAGTAA
- a CDS encoding cupin domain-containing protein produces MMPSRSRLRRALLCTTLALGAALPAAAHAHDAGDTVHAIMQQAVPEAPGKLAVVATVDYAPGQASEAHRHLGSVFAVVSKGEVLSQVNGGPVRRYRAGEGWYEPPGSRHQVSRNASATEPAQLVVFGLTGEHDPLKSPLDQ; encoded by the coding sequence ATGATGCCCTCCCGCTCCAGGCTCCGCCGCGCGCTTCTGTGCACGACGCTCGCGCTCGGCGCCGCGCTGCCGGCCGCCGCCCATGCGCACGATGCCGGCGACACCGTGCACGCGATCATGCAACAGGCGGTGCCCGAAGCGCCCGGCAAGCTCGCCGTCGTCGCGACCGTCGACTATGCGCCCGGCCAGGCGTCCGAAGCGCACCGGCACCTCGGCTCGGTGTTCGCGGTCGTGTCGAAAGGCGAAGTGCTGTCGCAGGTGAACGGCGGCCCGGTACGCCGCTATCGCGCCGGCGAAGGCTGGTACGAGCCGCCCGGCTCGCGCCATCAGGTGTCGCGCAATGCGAGCGCGACCGAGCCCGCGCAACTCGTCGTGTTCGGGCTGACAGGCGAGCACGATCCGCTGAAGTCGCCGCTCGATCAGTGA
- a CDS encoding TetR/AcrR family transcriptional regulator, producing MNAKSTVARPRGRRPSVEDFDLRDHMLDVAIQLFAERGIAATTVAQIATAAGVTSAMVHYYFTNREQLLDAIVEERLAQVIAFVWRPTAPQIESDPFALVAELVDRFFDVTHRMPWLPSIWLREIVHEGGLLRERMVRRIPLEHVGRFAERIRAAQQAGTLNPALEPAFLFHSIIALVMLPLATAKLWQSARGLPPIDRDVLHRHVRALLDSGMQPPAAAPDARARSPRRPS from the coding sequence ATGAACGCGAAATCCACCGTCGCCAGGCCGCGCGGGCGCCGCCCGTCGGTGGAGGATTTCGACCTGCGCGACCACATGCTCGACGTCGCGATCCAGTTGTTCGCCGAGCGCGGCATCGCCGCGACGACGGTCGCGCAGATCGCCACGGCGGCCGGCGTCACGTCGGCGATGGTCCACTACTACTTCACGAATCGCGAGCAGCTGCTCGACGCGATCGTCGAGGAGCGGCTCGCGCAGGTCATCGCGTTCGTGTGGCGGCCGACCGCTCCGCAGATCGAAAGCGATCCGTTCGCGCTCGTCGCCGAACTCGTCGACCGCTTCTTCGACGTCACGCATCGCATGCCCTGGCTGCCGTCGATCTGGCTGCGCGAGATCGTCCACGAGGGTGGCCTGCTCCGCGAGCGGATGGTCCGGCGCATTCCGCTCGAGCATGTCGGGCGCTTTGCCGAGCGCATCCGCGCCGCACAGCAGGCCGGCACGCTGAATCCCGCGCTCGAACCCGCGTTCCTGTTCCATTCGATCATCGCGCTCGTGATGCTGCCGCTCGCGACCGCGAAGCTGTGGCAAAGCGCGCGCGGCCTGCCGCCGATCGATCGCGACGTGCTGCATCGCCACGTCCGCGCGCTGCTCGACTCCGGCATGCAGCCGCCCGCCGCCGCGCCGGATGCGCGCGCACGCTCGCCACGGAGGCCGTCGTGA
- a CDS encoding HlyD family secretion protein produces MSATRALPLALALAASVAVALLAGCGRPAHEGATYQGYVEGEFVYLSSSQAGTLTQLSVERGQAVAAGTPVFALEAVSETAALEQAQHQLAAARAQLADLQTGKRPPEVAVTQAQLAQATAQAARAAAQLARDERQYAAGGLSKQQLDDSRTSGQTTAAQMRELQHQVEVARLPGRGQQVAAQAAQVDAAQAALAAAEWKLDQKRVAAPAAGRVYDTLYRVGEWVQAGNPVVQMLPTQNLKVRFFVPEAAIASLAPGRAIAIHCDGCAADVPARITYVSREAEYTPPVIYSNESRTKLVFMVEARPALADAPKLHPGQPVAVRLR; encoded by the coding sequence GTGAGCGCGACCCGCGCGCTTCCGCTGGCGCTGGCGCTGGCCGCCAGCGTCGCCGTCGCGCTGCTCGCCGGCTGCGGACGGCCGGCGCACGAAGGCGCGACCTACCAGGGCTATGTCGAAGGCGAATTCGTGTACCTGTCGTCGTCGCAGGCGGGCACGCTGACGCAACTGTCGGTCGAACGCGGCCAGGCCGTCGCGGCCGGTACGCCGGTGTTCGCGCTCGAGGCGGTCAGCGAAACGGCCGCGCTGGAGCAGGCGCAACATCAGCTCGCGGCCGCACGCGCGCAGCTTGCCGACCTGCAGACCGGCAAGCGCCCGCCGGAAGTCGCGGTCACGCAGGCGCAACTCGCGCAGGCCACCGCACAGGCCGCGCGGGCCGCCGCGCAACTCGCGCGCGACGAACGCCAGTACGCGGCCGGCGGCCTGTCGAAGCAGCAGCTCGACGATTCGCGTACGTCCGGGCAAACCACCGCCGCCCAGATGCGCGAGTTGCAGCACCAGGTCGAGGTCGCGCGTTTGCCGGGCCGCGGGCAACAGGTCGCCGCGCAGGCCGCGCAGGTCGATGCCGCGCAGGCGGCGCTAGCCGCTGCCGAATGGAAGCTCGATCAAAAGCGCGTCGCCGCGCCTGCCGCCGGGCGCGTGTACGACACGCTATACCGCGTCGGCGAATGGGTGCAGGCCGGCAATCCGGTCGTGCAGATGCTGCCGACGCAGAACCTGAAGGTGCGCTTCTTCGTGCCGGAGGCCGCCATTGCGTCGCTCGCCCCGGGGCGAGCGATCGCGATCCACTGCGACGGCTGCGCGGCCGACGTGCCCGCGCGCATCACCTACGTATCGCGCGAGGCCGAGTACACGCCGCCCGTGATCTACAGCAACGAGAGCCGGACCAAGCTCGTGTTCATGGTCGAGGCGCGCCCCGCGCTCGCCGACGCGCCGAAGCTGCACCCGGGCCAGCCCGTCGCCGTGAGGCTGCGATGA
- a CDS encoding ABC transporter ATP-binding protein, whose translation MNVPPAPYAIDVDRLNKRFGDKHVVKDVSLRVARGEIFGFLGPNGSGKTTSIRMMCGLLTPDSGSGTCLGYDIVRDSAQIKRRVGYMTQRFSYWDDLSIRENLDFVARVYGMPDRRAAVARALDGLGLASRADQLTGALSGGWKQRLALAACMLHEPELLLLDEPTAGVDPAARRDFWEELHRLAAQGISVLVSTHYMDEAERCHKLAYIAYGELLAQGTSAEIVASQHLSTRAVAGEHLAELSARLRTLPGIDQTVVFGSVLHVSGRDRALLDATLAQVCGHASLQVTPIDTGLEDVFIYMMGRAPGPAGGATS comes from the coding sequence ATGAACGTGCCGCCGGCTCCGTACGCGATCGACGTCGACCGCCTGAACAAGCGCTTCGGCGACAAGCACGTCGTGAAGGACGTCTCGCTGCGCGTCGCGCGCGGCGAGATCTTCGGCTTTCTCGGGCCGAACGGCAGCGGCAAGACCACGTCGATCCGGATGATGTGCGGCCTGCTCACGCCCGACTCGGGCAGCGGCACCTGCCTCGGCTACGACATCGTGCGCGACAGCGCGCAGATCAAGCGGCGGGTCGGCTACATGACGCAGCGCTTCTCGTACTGGGACGATCTGTCGATCCGCGAGAACCTCGATTTCGTCGCGCGCGTGTACGGCATGCCCGATCGCCGCGCGGCCGTCGCGCGCGCGCTCGACGGGCTCGGCCTGGCGAGCCGGGCGGACCAGCTCACGGGCGCGCTGTCCGGCGGCTGGAAGCAGCGCCTCGCGCTCGCCGCCTGCATGCTGCACGAGCCGGAACTGCTGCTGCTCGACGAACCGACCGCCGGCGTCGATCCGGCCGCGCGCCGCGACTTCTGGGAAGAACTGCACCGGCTGGCCGCGCAAGGGATCTCGGTACTCGTCAGCACGCACTACATGGACGAAGCCGAGCGCTGCCACAAGCTCGCGTACATCGCGTACGGCGAACTGCTCGCGCAGGGCACCTCGGCGGAGATCGTCGCGTCGCAGCACCTGTCGACCCGCGCAGTCGCCGGCGAACACCTGGCGGAACTGTCCGCGCGCTTGCGCACGCTGCCGGGCATCGACCAGACGGTCGTGTTCGGCTCGGTGCTGCACGTGAGCGGCCGCGATCGCGCGCTGCTCGACGCGACGCTCGCGCAGGTCTGCGGCCACGCATCGCTGCAGGTCACGCCGATCGACACGGGGCTCGAGGACGTGTTCATCTACATGATGGGCCGCGCACCCGGCCCCGCCGGCGGAGCGACGTCATGA
- a CDS encoding ABC transporter permease produces the protein MSTRANLRGAFSVARWWSIVLKEFLQLRRDRVTFAMIVGVPIIQLALFGFAINTDPKHLPTAVIVADSSPFARSFIAAMRNSAYFDIVETLPDEAAGRHALARGDVQFVLSVPADFSKRLLRGERPSLLVEADATDPVATASAIGALPGLVQPVADKDLTGPLAHLNGRPAAFDVVLHRLYNPEGITQYNVVPGLMGVILTMTMVMMTGLAITRERERGTMENLLATPVRPLEVMTGKIVPYVFIGLIQVSIILVAARYVFQVPFVGGVFAIYLSALLFIAANLTVGITLSSLAQNQLQAMQLAVFYFLPNILLSGFMFPFAGMPKWAQFIGNLLPLTYFNRLVRGILLKGNGWADLWPSVWPVALFTVVVMGVALRFYRRTLD, from the coding sequence ATGAGTACGAGGGCGAACCTGCGCGGCGCGTTCTCGGTCGCACGCTGGTGGAGCATCGTGCTGAAGGAATTCCTGCAGCTGCGCCGCGATCGCGTGACGTTCGCGATGATCGTCGGCGTGCCGATCATCCAGCTCGCGCTGTTCGGCTTCGCGATCAACACCGATCCGAAGCACCTGCCGACCGCGGTGATCGTCGCCGATTCGAGCCCGTTCGCACGCAGCTTCATCGCCGCCATGCGCAATTCCGCGTACTTCGACATCGTCGAGACGCTGCCCGACGAAGCGGCCGGCCGGCATGCGCTCGCCCGCGGCGACGTCCAGTTCGTGCTGAGCGTGCCGGCCGATTTCTCGAAGCGGCTGCTGCGCGGCGAGCGTCCGTCACTGCTCGTGGAGGCGGACGCGACCGATCCCGTCGCGACCGCGTCGGCGATCGGCGCGCTGCCGGGCCTCGTGCAGCCGGTCGCCGACAAGGACCTGACGGGGCCGCTGGCGCACCTGAACGGCCGCCCGGCCGCGTTCGACGTCGTGCTGCACCGCCTGTACAACCCCGAAGGCATCACCCAGTACAACGTCGTGCCAGGCCTGATGGGCGTGATCCTGACGATGACGATGGTGATGATGACGGGCCTCGCGATCACCCGCGAACGCGAGCGCGGCACGATGGAGAACCTGCTCGCGACACCCGTGCGGCCGCTCGAGGTGATGACGGGCAAGATCGTCCCGTACGTGTTCATCGGGCTGATCCAGGTGTCGATCATTCTCGTCGCTGCGCGCTACGTGTTCCAGGTACCGTTCGTCGGCGGCGTGTTCGCGATCTACCTGTCCGCGCTGCTGTTCATCGCCGCGAACCTGACGGTCGGCATCACGCTGTCGTCGCTCGCGCAGAACCAGTTGCAGGCGATGCAGCTCGCGGTGTTCTACTTCCTGCCGAACATCCTGCTGTCGGGCTTCATGTTCCCGTTCGCCGGGATGCCAAAGTGGGCGCAGTTCATCGGCAACCTGCTGCCGCTCACCTACTTCAACCGCCTCGTGCGCGGCATCCTGCTGAAAGGCAACGGCTGGGCCGACCTGTGGCCGTCCGTATGGCCCGTCGCGCTGTTCACCGTCGTCGTGATGGGCGTCGCGCTGCGCTTCTACCGGCGCACGCTCGACTAG